In the genome of Acidobacteriota bacterium, one region contains:
- a CDS encoding AraC family transcriptional regulator, with translation MRSYNYLPSAPLNDFIASFWHLEDWNLPHQHERVLPTGTMELVIDLNPAHSATQTPLLSGIFSQPSTIGIAPQTTMIGVNFKPGGAGPFLRVPGAELHNQRILLNEFWGPEAAFLRERLLMLPSVEARFAVLEQNLLAKFDQAWRLHPAVAFALREFQRADQQPAVAEVTEQTGYSNRHFIQLFHEQVGLTPKLFCRVQRFQQTLSALNTARPIDWAELAITLSYFDQAHLINEFRAFAGLSPTAWLARRGENPNHLPLFD, from the coding sequence ATGCGCAGTTACAACTATCTGCCCAGCGCACCGCTCAATGATTTCATTGCATCATTCTGGCACCTCGAAGACTGGAACCTTCCACACCAGCATGAGCGCGTATTGCCCACCGGAACGATGGAGTTGGTCATTGATCTCAACCCTGCGCACTCAGCGACGCAGACACCTTTACTGAGCGGCATTTTTTCTCAACCCAGCACGATTGGAATCGCTCCTCAGACCACGATGATCGGCGTAAATTTCAAACCCGGCGGCGCCGGGCCTTTTTTACGCGTGCCGGGCGCCGAGTTACACAATCAACGTATCTTGCTGAATGAGTTTTGGGGCCCGGAGGCAGCGTTTTTGCGCGAGCGTCTTTTGATGCTGCCCAGCGTCGAGGCTCGCTTTGCCGTACTCGAACAAAACCTGCTCGCCAAATTTGATCAGGCGTGGCGGCTACATCCGGCAGTGGCTTTTGCCTTACGCGAGTTTCAACGCGCCGATCAACAGCCTGCTGTCGCCGAAGTGACTGAACAAACCGGCTATAGTAATCGCCATTTCATTCAACTCTTCCACGAACAGGTAGGATTGACGCCCAAGCTCTTTTGCCGTGTGCAGCGATTTCAGCAAACGCTGTCTGCGCTTAACACTGCCCGTCCAATTGATTGGGCTGAACTCGCCATCACGCTGAGCTATTTCGATCAGGCACATCTCATCAACGAATTCCGGGCTTTTGCCGGGTTAAGCCCGACAGCTTGGTTGGCGCGACGGGGCGAAAACCCAAATCACTTGCCGCTGTTTGATTGA